From Polaribacter butkevichii, a single genomic window includes:
- a CDS encoding M48 family metallopeptidase, producing MSYISETLSELEKEHQAALNAAQEKMLTDLNDAQASGNFEKIQEASVVFQNITTELASEYTKRIEEINALNHKAIVDTAPEIYTNNRADIDLNLLVYDGDRDYVIAFQQDELIQKTLEKVNKNSGKFKSRKHLLKSSLRLTKTLAPMLHEIGEHCKSTLKLKADIEFFVYQGDTFNASCYPPDENKLYIILSSGILERFSKEELTFVVGHEIGHVLFEHFDYPVRQILDTGENDLAPIHAMKLYAWNRNAEISADRAGLLCCQNFEAVGRTFFKLSSGVTTDSLDFQLNAYIEQFVDLEEVLNDSNLDPSDWYSTHPFSPLRIKALELFNKSETYAAFNTSVSGEITEEAMEVEIKRIMSLMEPENLEEEGEHSEKIQRLMFLGGYLISNADGVVDDSEIQALSSIVAPKVFANCMMTIKGLTEDEMIEEVQQLTKDLDVVLSVMQKLNILRDLSIISYADGEIDDSEVNVLYNLARLLYINTDFIDRVIGDAQGV from the coding sequence ATGTCATATATATCAGAAACACTTTCAGAATTAGAAAAAGAACATCAAGCTGCTTTAAACGCAGCACAAGAAAAAATGTTAACCGATTTAAATGATGCACAAGCATCAGGAAATTTCGAAAAAATACAAGAAGCCAGTGTTGTATTTCAAAATATAACAACAGAATTGGCATCAGAATACACCAAACGTATTGAAGAAATAAATGCTTTAAACCATAAAGCAATTGTAGATACAGCACCAGAAATTTATACGAATAACAGAGCCGATATCGATTTAAATTTATTAGTATATGATGGTGATAGAGATTACGTAATTGCTTTTCAGCAAGACGAGTTGATACAAAAAACGTTAGAAAAGGTAAACAAAAATAGTGGGAAATTTAAGTCTAGAAAACATTTGTTAAAATCTAGTTTAAGGCTTACAAAAACCTTAGCACCAATGCTTCATGAAATTGGTGAGCATTGTAAAAGTACCTTAAAGTTAAAAGCAGATATTGAGTTTTTTGTGTACCAAGGAGATACTTTTAACGCTTCTTGCTATCCGCCAGATGAGAATAAATTATACATTATTTTATCCTCAGGAATCTTAGAACGTTTTTCTAAAGAAGAGTTAACTTTTGTAGTTGGTCATGAAATAGGCCATGTGCTTTTTGAACACTTCGATTATCCGGTAAGACAAATATTAGATACAGGAGAAAATGATTTAGCGCCTATCCATGCCATGAAATTGTATGCTTGGAACAGAAATGCAGAAATTAGTGCAGATAGAGCCGGTTTATTATGTTGCCAAAACTTTGAAGCTGTAGGACGTACTTTCTTTAAATTATCGTCTGGTGTAACCACAGATTCATTAGACTTTCAATTAAATGCTTACATAGAGCAATTTGTAGATTTAGAAGAGGTTTTAAACGATTCTAATTTAGATCCATCAGATTGGTATAGTACTCATCCTTTTAGTCCTTTAAGAATTAAAGCTCTAGAACTTTTTAATAAAAGTGAAACGTATGCCGCTTTTAATACGTCTGTTTCTGGAGAAATTACAGAAGAAGCTATGGAGGTAGAAATTAAACGTATTATGTCTTTAATGGAACCAGAAAACTTAGAAGAAGAAGGAGAACATTCTGAAAAAATACAACGTTTAATGTTTTTAGGAGGTTATTTAATATCTAATGCCGATGGTGTTGTAGACGATTCTGAAATACAAGCACTAAGTAGTATTGTGGCGCCTAAAGTTTTTGCCAATTGTATGATGACTATAAAAGGTCTTACAGAAGATGAAATGATTGAAGAGGTACAACAACTTACTAAAGATTTAGACGTTGTGTTGTCTGTAATGCAAAAGCTAAATATATTAAGAGATTTATCTATTATTTCTTATGCCGATGGAGAAATAGATGATAGTGAAGTAAATGTTTTATACAACTTAGCAAGACTTTTGTATATCAATACAGATTTTATAGATCGTGTTATTGGTGATGCACAAGGAGTCTAA
- a CDS encoding DUF6882 domain-containing protein — MGLKEKRIIQAFQKELFPALETEINTAAGFAVPLDISWNTLMEDRFSHLYNDTFPKIYFLPLIEAFKAICIDEMGVELLKAGLKNVIIINENEEHNLERAITFEEGVLKINHSPVINADAVDRKTARIISLLEEKLEEFAEGTSDAASTETESAQEASAETTKVTIQELYNQSFVVSTEKQEIFGEMVEGLGWSCDMLEGKLTYGDDKVFDIQVIGTYSENEKSWLWAWANTQSGIPEKFLQTALAAKAIGEAYQIEDFVTSKKEFSSDPGVYFSTIISAMAKESCYVPLTFKGLTVYVTITSAEADSKARTVPALICSHFTKIAANYTFPHKYSLYFYLKGKGYEVELPGNNIVAKNGDDQILGIFDLKGRLMKISNSKLTVQA; from the coding sequence ATGGGACTTAAAGAAAAAAGAATTATTCAAGCATTTCAAAAAGAATTATTTCCGGCATTAGAAACAGAAATTAATACCGCAGCAGGTTTTGCCGTTCCTTTAGATATTTCTTGGAACACTTTAATGGAAGATCGTTTCTCTCACTTGTACAATGATACGTTTCCTAAAATATATTTTTTACCATTAATAGAAGCTTTTAAAGCTATTTGTATAGATGAAATGGGTGTTGAACTTTTAAAAGCTGGATTAAAAAATGTAATTATTATTAATGAAAACGAAGAGCATAATTTAGAACGTGCAATTACATTTGAAGAAGGCGTTTTAAAAATAAATCATAGCCCTGTTATAAATGCCGATGCTGTAGATAGAAAAACAGCTCGTATTATTTCTTTATTAGAAGAAAAGTTAGAAGAATTTGCAGAAGGAACTTCGGATGCAGCATCTACGGAAACAGAAAGTGCTCAAGAAGCATCAGCAGAAACAACAAAAGTAACTATTCAAGAATTGTATAATCAATCGTTTGTAGTTTCTACCGAAAAACAGGAGATTTTTGGAGAAATGGTAGAAGGTTTAGGTTGGAGTTGCGATATGTTAGAAGGTAAATTAACCTACGGAGACGATAAAGTTTTTGACATTCAGGTGATAGGTACTTATTCTGAAAATGAAAAAAGTTGGTTATGGGCTTGGGCAAATACACAAAGTGGTATTCCAGAGAAGTTTTTACAAACAGCTTTAGCAGCAAAAGCAATAGGAGAGGCTTATCAAATTGAAGATTTTGTTACATCTAAAAAAGAATTTAGTTCAGATCCGGGAGTTTATTTTTCTACAATAATTTCTGCAATGGCAAAAGAAAGTTGTTACGTGCCATTAACTTTTAAAGGCTTAACGGTTTATGTTACCATAACATCTGCAGAAGCAGATAGCAAAGCAAGAACGGTGCCTGCTTTAATTTGTTCTCATTTTACAAAGATAGCCGCAAACTATACGTTTCCTCATAAATACAGTTTGTATTTTTATTTAAAAGGAAAAGGGTACGAAGTAGAGTTGCCAGGTAATAATATTGTTGCTAAAAATGGAGATGATCAAATTCTTGGAATTTTCGACTTAAAAGGTCGATTAATGAAAATATCTAATTCAAAATTAACTGTTCAAGCCTAA